Proteins co-encoded in one Aspergillus fumigatus Af293 chromosome 6, whole genome shotgun sequence genomic window:
- a CDS encoding cytochrome P450, translating into MHLILHPKTLILLLAVLVTIVCISIRRFLARRQFARQHGCQPVARSLNKDPFLGLDTIPETLRAASQHRILERSVELFRLYGNTFTVKELHKYAILTIEPENIKTILSLNFKDYGLSHRLQPFKPLLGEGIFDTDGAHWASSRALIRPSFTRGQVADLTALEDLMQDLFALLPRDGQTVVDLQELFFRYTIDSATEFLFGQSVGTLRKTPSELGFAQAFHYAQKAIITRGMLGPLAVFYRDRKADECNRVCRAFVQRFVDDAFRAAENNGEKTPDGTKRQKRIFSHELAARTSDKRRVLDELMNVLVAGRDTTASLLGNLFFVLAKKPEIWEKLRAEVACLQGRTPTYDELRSLRYVQCCVNESLRLHPVVPRNERQAVRDTVLPLGGGSDGLSPVFVPKGTIVSYNVYVMHRRPGLYGPDAEEFRPERWEDGKLQPRWGYLPFNGGPRICIGQRYALTEVSYVLVRMAQEFRVLESRDPGPWEESLALTLCSRNGTRVCLVSG; encoded by the exons ATGCATCTAATCCTTCATCCAAAGACTCTCATCCTGCTGCTAGCTGTGCTGGTCACAATTGTATGCATCTCGATCAGGCGCTTCCTCGCCCGGCGCCAGTTCGCACGCCAGCACGGTTGCCAGCCAGTAGCAAGGTCCCTCAACAAGGATCCCTTCCTAGGCCTCGATACTATCCCCGAGACTCTCCGCGCGGCAAGTCAGCACCGAATCCTCGAAAGGAGTGTCGAGCTCTTCCGTCTCTACGGCAACACCTTTACCGTAAAGGAACTACACAAATATGCCATCCTGACCATAGAGCCGGAGAACATCAAAACAATCCTATCATTGAACTTCAAAGATTACGGCCTCAGCCATCGGCTTCAACCGTTCAAGCCACTCCTAGGCGAAGGCATCTTCGACACCGATGGCGCACACTGGGCTTCGTCGCGGGCCTTGATCCGGCCCAGCTTTACTCGCGGCCAAGTAGCCGACTTGACGGCGCTGGAGGACTTGATGCAGGACCTCTTCGCGTTGCTTCCACGGGATGGGCAGACGGTCGTGGACCTGCAGGAGCTGTTCTTCCGGTACACGATCGATTCCGCGACCGAGTTCCTGTTCGGGCAGTCAGTCGGGACGTTGAGGAAGACTCCGTCGGAGCTGGGCTTTGCGCAGGCTTTTCATTACGCCCAGAAGGCGATCATCACGCGAGGCATGCTGGGCCCGCTGGCCGTATTCTATCGCGATCGAAAGGCAGACGAGTGCAATCGCGTCTGCAGGGCGTTTGTCCAGCGGTTCGTCGACGACGCATTCCGCGCGGCCGAGAACAATGGAGAGAAGACGCCGGATGGGACGAAGCGCCAGAAACGGATTTTCTCGCATGAACTGGCCGCGCGGACATCCGATAAGCGTCGCGTTCTGGATGAGCTGATGAACGTGTTGGTAGCCGGTCGTGATACGACGGCCAGTCTACTCGGCAATCTGTTCTTCgtgctggcgaagaagccagAGATTTGGGAGAAGTTGCGCGCTGAAGTAGCTTGCTTACAGGGCCGGACCCCAACTTATGACGAGCTCCGCAGCCTGCGATATGTCCAGTGCTGTGTAAATGAAT CACTCCGTCTACACCCTGTTGTCCCGCGCAACGAACGCCAGGCAGTCCGCGATACCGTCCTCCCACTCGGAGGAGGCAGTGATGGTCTCTCGCCTGTCTTCGTGCCCAAGGGCACGATAGTGTCCTACAACGTGTACGTGATGCATCGGCGGCCGGGCTTGTACGGCCCAGACGCGGAGGAATTCCGTCCTGAGCGCTGGGAGGATGGAAAACTGCAGCCGCGCTGGGGTTATCTGCCGTTCAATGGCGGCCCGCGCATCTGCATTGGGCAGCGATATGCCTTGACCGAAGTCAGCTATGTTCTTGTTCGGATGGCGCAGGAGTTCCGAGTCCTAGAGAGTCGGGATCCGGGACCGTGGGAGGAGTCGCTAGCTTTGACGCTGTGCTCCCGGAACGGGACGAGGGTGTGTCTTGTTTCTGGTTGA
- a CDS encoding Zn(II)2Cys6 transcription factor gives MWPPLHLAKRCNKLKVRRLTTHHVCMALSGISTRVIPRNVTMDHVRRYNVERSCLRCHQRKVRCDKGSPCAACVRMKVPCQYPGPNRVQRRPPKASSADVVSRIDQLERAVTELIRRPSTASPIHDNEVNVTRAAAPERQLRQGLLVRDGRYIDEHLLSGFLEKDQELQTAIGTPRSAGKSPGRQSPLRVEGLITNSLREHVDFQALQPSRWQAIQLWQTFLGRVDPVVKILHIPSTQPRVFAAINQRGDALADTQALLFAICFAATTALHSDDPSREEICSDIRRYQQGFELALYRSSFLDTPTLISLQAMAIYQTCLRYHNSGRSNWTLHGLTTRAAQSIGLHRDGRHFNLSPLECELRRRLWWHIVTCDQRAAEDHGLSIIAHNEPCDTNLPSNLDDQDLSATATVPPAPQPRWTEMTFPLLTIQINRHLHEISRKTSQGVSPDPLVRELKDYIQRNYLQYGDANIPIQQQGLVLADVLTTKVAVYVRQKALQIHSQGQSQCPPQESATAQETLAMACHGLERALELQTNDLLRGFRWLTATYTQYHLLCYILWHLCVYPASVHVERAWRSVEAIFEVVERDPTWPDPGPKWAVMSQLRAKAMRAREGLTNRQADVQEKGPENVLDWGNWDLELFGFGEWTI, from the exons ATGTGGCCCCCTCTCCACTTGGCCAAGAGATGCAATAAGCTTAAGGTAAG ACGACTGACGACGCATCATGTGTGCATGGCACTGTCAGGCATCTCAACTCGAGTCATTCCTCGAAATGTTACCATGGACCATGTCCGGCGGTATAACGTCGAGCGATCTTGTCTCCGCTGCCATCAGCGCAAGGTCCGCTGCGACAAGGGTTCCCCCTGTGCGGCCTGTGTCCGCATGAAAGTCCCCTGCCAGTATCCAGGCCCTAATCGAGTCCAACGCCGGCCGCCAAAAGCGTCTTCGGCAGATGTAGTCTCTCGGATAGATCAATTGGAGAGAGCCGTGACGGAGCTGATTCGGCGGCCGTCCACTGCCAGTCCAATACACGACAACGAGGTCAATGTGACACGAGCCGCTGCTCCTGAGCGTCAGCTTCGGCAGGGTCTGCTGGTGCGAGACGGTCGGTATATTGACGAACACCTGCTGTCTGGGTTCCTTGAGAAAGACCAGGAACTGCAAACCGCTATTGGCACGCCTCGGTCTGCTGGAAAGAGCCCTGGACGACAGTCTCCTCTGCGGGTGGAGGGCCTCATTACCAACTCACTGCGCGAACACGTAGATTTCCAGGCCCTGCAGCCTAGTCGATGGCAAGCCATCCAGCTCTGGCAGACCTTTCTTGGTCGTGTCGATCCAGTGGTGAAGATTCTTCATATTCCGTCGACGCAGCCACGGGTCTTTGCGGCCATCAACCAGCGTGGGGATGCGCTTGCAGATACCCAGGCGCTCCTGTTCGCCATTTGCTTTGCAGCCACAACCGCTTTACACTCGGATGACCCCTCGCGGGAGGAAATCTGCTCGGATATTCGCCGGTATCAGCAGGGGTTCGAGCTTGCCCTCTATCGCTCTTCGTTCCTGGACACACCAACTCTGATCTCGCTGcaagccatggccatctaCCAG ACATGTCTCCGGTATCACAACAGCGGCCGCTCCAACTGGACACTTCACGGCCTCACCACTCGCGCCGCCCAATCCATCGGCCTTCATCGCGACGGACGGCACTTCAATCTCTCGCCACTGGAATGCGAACTCCGCCGCCGACTGTGGTGGCACATTGTGACGTGCGACCAACGCGCCGCGGAGGATCACGGCCTCTCCATCATCGCGCACAATGAACCTTGCGACACGAACCTGCCGTCCAACCTCGACGACCAGGATCTCTCCGCAACGGCGACAGTTCCCCCGGCACCTCAGCCGCGCTGGACGGAGATGACTTTCCCCCTGCTTACGATCCAAATCAACCGCCATTTGCATGAGATCTCACGAAAGACCTCGCAGGGTGTCTCGCCAGATCCGCTCGTTAGGGAACTCAAGGACTACATTCAGCGGAATTACCTGCAATACGGGGACGCCAATATTCCGATCCAACAGCAGGGCCTTGTTCTCGCAGACGTCCTCACCACGAAAGTCGCAGTCTACGTGAGGCAGAAAGCACTACAGATTCACAGCCAGGGCCAGAGCCAGTGCCCACCGCAGGAAAGTGCGACGGCGCAGGAGACGCTGGCGATGGCTTGCCATGGCCTTGAACGTGCACTGGAACTGCAGACGAACGACCTGCTCCGTGGCTTCCGCTGGCTTACCGCCACGTACACCCAGTATCACCTCCTGTGTTACATCCTGTGGCATCTGTGTGTGTATCCAGCGAGCGTACATGTTGAGCGGGCATGGCGCAGCGTCGAGGCGATCTTTGAGGTGGTGGAAAGGGATCCCACGTGGCCTGACCCGGGGCCCAAATGGGCGGTTATGTCCCAATTGAGAGCCAAGGCGATGAGAGCGAGGGAAGGATTGACCAATCGGCAGGCCGATGTGCAGGAAAAGGGACCAGAGAATGTCTTGGACTGGGGGAATTGGGATCTGGAGTTGTTCGGGTTTGGGGAGTGGACTATTTGA